The Dyella caseinilytica genome has a window encoding:
- a CDS encoding agmatine deiminase family protein, producing the protein MTDSTLRLPAEWEPQAAVLIAWPHVDTDWAERLADVESTYLALAAAVTRFQPLIIVVADASLRAHVTAKLQGTQADMARIRFVELPYDDTWLRDSGPITLRDGDRFQLTDFRFTGWGGKFGAEQDDALIAGLVEAGVFGKAAHKRIDWALEGGGIESDGDGTILTTWRCLAQRHPEQSREEMSTILRDSLHAKRILWLDYGYLEGDDTDAHIDTLARFAPGERIVYQACSDAGDVHHSELQRMGEELSALRTADGKPYTLYPLPWAQPIIDDDRRLAASYANYLIVNGAVLVPAYGDAADNEAARIIGEAHPGRVVVQVPCRPLIWQNGSLHCITMQLPGDLIGG; encoded by the coding sequence ATGACTGATTCCACCTTGCGCCTGCCGGCCGAATGGGAGCCGCAGGCCGCCGTCCTGATTGCCTGGCCACATGTCGACACTGACTGGGCCGAGCGGCTGGCGGACGTTGAGTCCACCTACCTCGCCCTGGCAGCAGCTGTCACACGTTTTCAGCCACTGATCATCGTGGTGGCCGACGCTTCGCTGCGCGCGCATGTCACTGCGAAGTTGCAAGGCACGCAGGCCGATATGGCGCGTATCCGCTTCGTGGAGCTGCCTTATGACGATACTTGGCTGCGCGATTCCGGACCTATCACGCTGCGTGACGGCGACCGCTTCCAACTCACCGATTTCCGTTTCACCGGTTGGGGCGGCAAGTTCGGCGCCGAGCAGGATGACGCGCTGATCGCCGGGCTGGTCGAAGCGGGCGTATTCGGTAAAGCCGCGCACAAGCGCATCGACTGGGCGCTGGAAGGCGGCGGCATCGAGAGCGATGGGGACGGCACCATCCTCACCACCTGGCGCTGCCTCGCGCAACGCCATCCGGAACAATCGCGCGAGGAAATGAGCACGATCCTGCGTGACAGCCTGCATGCCAAGCGCATTCTTTGGCTGGATTACGGTTATCTGGAAGGTGACGACACCGACGCGCATATCGATACGCTGGCGCGTTTCGCGCCGGGCGAACGCATTGTCTATCAGGCCTGCAGTGATGCCGGCGATGTACATCACAGCGAACTGCAGCGCATGGGTGAAGAACTCTCAGCGCTACGCACGGCCGATGGCAAGCCCTACACGCTGTACCCGCTGCCTTGGGCCCAACCGATCATCGATGACGACCGGCGTCTGGCAGCGTCTTATGCGAATTATCTGATCGTCAACGGCGCAGTGCTGGTGCCGGCCTATGGCGATGCGGCCGACAACGAAGCGGCCCGCATTATTGGCGAAGCGCATCCGGGACGTGTGGTGGTGCAGGTACCTTGCCGCCCGCTGATCTGGCAGAACGGCAGTCTGCATTGCATCACGATGCAATTGCCTGGGGATTTGATCGGCGGATAA
- a CDS encoding ABC-F family ATP-binding cassette domain-containing protein: MIAFRHFALRRGSRLLLSDIDLVIQSGWRLGVVGRNGCGKSSLFAALQGQLEADAGELDMPARLRLASVAQETPALPDPAIEYVMGGDVELAAALRDELDAQARGDTEAMARAHHRIEELHGYDARARAGRLLHGLGFSAETHERAVCEFSGGWRVRLNLARALMAPSDLLLLDEPTNHLDLDAVLWLEEWLRRYQGTMLVISHDREFLDGVITHTMHLNEGRARLYTGNYSSFELQRAEQLRLQQIVHEREQAERAHLQSFIDRFKAKASKAKQAQSRMKRLEKMAGTEAVRAERAFRFQFAVPDRVPDSMLQLEEVAAGYPGEPGEPAATILHDVRFRLEAGERIGLLGPNGAGKSTMVKTLVGELATLAGERKAHKDLKIGYFAQHTVESLREGASPFDHLQDKAPGVSGQALRDFLGGWNFAGDRAFESVDGFSGGERARLALALIAWDKPNLLLLDEPTNHLDLDMREALADALADFDGALVLVSHDRHLLGMVCDSFWRVADGKVESFDGDLDDYARWLRARGSAPKKSAEADAKPVESAADRRRAAAAQRENEKATRQRVKKIETRVAAIDTDLTALEQKLADPATYNGSTAELMKLGQRQAELRKEKETLEAEWLELYELLEA; encoded by the coding sequence ATGATTGCGTTTCGCCACTTCGCTCTGCGCCGCGGCAGCCGGCTATTGCTTTCCGATATCGATCTGGTAATCCAGAGTGGCTGGCGCCTGGGCGTGGTCGGCCGCAACGGTTGCGGCAAGTCGAGCCTGTTCGCCGCATTGCAGGGACAGTTGGAAGCCGACGCCGGCGAGCTGGATATGCCAGCCCGGCTGCGCTTGGCCTCGGTGGCACAGGAAACCCCGGCTTTGCCCGATCCGGCCATCGAATATGTGATGGGCGGTGACGTGGAGCTGGCTGCCGCCTTGCGCGATGAACTCGATGCGCAGGCGCGTGGCGACACCGAGGCGATGGCACGTGCGCATCATCGCATCGAGGAACTGCACGGCTACGACGCACGTGCCCGCGCAGGCCGTCTGCTACACGGACTCGGCTTCAGTGCAGAGACCCACGAACGTGCAGTGTGCGAATTCTCGGGCGGTTGGCGCGTGCGCCTGAACCTGGCGCGCGCGCTGATGGCGCCCTCCGACTTGCTGTTGCTCGATGAGCCGACCAACCACCTTGATCTCGATGCCGTGCTGTGGCTGGAAGAATGGTTGCGCCGTTACCAGGGCACCATGCTGGTGATCTCGCACGATCGTGAATTCCTGGACGGCGTGATCACCCACACGATGCATCTCAACGAGGGCAGGGCCAGGCTCTACACCGGCAACTACAGTTCGTTCGAACTGCAGCGTGCCGAGCAGTTGCGCTTGCAGCAGATCGTGCACGAACGCGAACAGGCTGAGCGCGCCCATCTGCAATCCTTCATCGATCGCTTCAAGGCCAAGGCCAGCAAGGCCAAGCAGGCGCAGTCGCGTATGAAGCGCCTGGAAAAAATGGCGGGTACGGAAGCTGTGCGTGCCGAGCGTGCGTTCCGTTTTCAGTTTGCTGTGCCGGACCGCGTGCCCGACTCCATGCTGCAGTTGGAAGAGGTGGCGGCAGGTTATCCCGGTGAGCCCGGCGAGCCAGCAGCAACCATCCTGCATGATGTGCGTTTTCGTCTTGAGGCGGGAGAACGCATCGGTCTGCTTGGTCCAAACGGCGCAGGTAAGTCCACCATGGTCAAAACCCTGGTCGGCGAACTGGCGACACTGGCCGGTGAGCGCAAGGCGCACAAGGATCTGAAGATCGGCTACTTCGCCCAGCACACGGTGGAAAGTCTGCGTGAAGGCGCCAGTCCGTTCGATCATCTGCAGGACAAGGCCCCGGGTGTATCAGGGCAGGCGCTGCGTGATTTTCTCGGCGGCTGGAATTTTGCCGGTGATCGCGCGTTCGAATCGGTGGATGGTTTTTCCGGCGGTGAGCGCGCCCGCCTTGCCCTGGCATTGATCGCCTGGGATAAGCCGAATCTGCTGCTGCTCGACGAACCGACCAACCATCTTGACCTCGACATGCGTGAGGCGCTGGCCGATGCGCTGGCCGATTTCGACGGCGCGTTGGTGCTGGTTTCGCACGATCGCCATCTGCTCGGCATGGTTTGCGACAGTTTCTGGCGTGTCGCCGACGGCAAAGTGGAGTCTTTCGATGGCGATCTCGATGACTACGCGCGCTGGCTGCGTGCGCGTGGCTCGGCACCTAAGAAATCCGCTGAAGCCGATGCAAAGCCGGTGGAATCTGCCGCTGATCGCCGTCGTGCAGCCGCTGCGCAACGCGAGAACGAGAAAGCCACACGCCAGCGTGTCAAAAAAATCGAAACGCGTGTGGCGGCCATCGACACCGATCTCACGGCCCTGGAACAGAAGCTCGCCGATCCGGCGACTTACAACGGTTCCACCGCCGAGTTGATGAAACTGGGCCAACGCCAGGCCGAACTGCGCAAGGAAAAGGAAACGCTCGAAGCCGAGTGGCTGGAGCTTTACGAACTGCTCGAAGCCTGA